The Allocatelliglobosispora scoriae genome contains a region encoding:
- a CDS encoding SIR2 family NAD-dependent protein deacylase produces MNERKPMIAVLTGAGISTDSGIPDFRGPQGVWTRDPEMEKLFTLDNYLADTTVRARSWLARRDNPVWRATPNPAHLALAELERSGLPVRIITQNIDGLHQKSGISPRKVIELHGTMFTVRCLSCDDRTTMEQALARVEQGEPDPACLLCGGILKSGTVMFGENLDPEVLNQAGRIAEACDVFWAVGTSLRVEPAASLCLIAANAGARLVIVNADPTPYDGIADELVREPIGVALPTMVAALRDSIGMA; encoded by the coding sequence ATGAACGAGCGCAAGCCGATGATCGCCGTCCTGACCGGCGCAGGCATCTCCACCGACTCCGGCATCCCGGACTTCCGGGGCCCGCAGGGCGTCTGGACCCGTGACCCGGAGATGGAGAAGCTCTTCACCCTCGACAACTACCTCGCCGACACGACGGTCCGCGCCCGGTCCTGGCTGGCCCGCCGGGACAATCCGGTCTGGCGGGCCACGCCCAACCCGGCGCACCTCGCCCTGGCCGAACTCGAGCGCTCCGGCCTACCGGTGCGGATCATCACGCAGAACATCGACGGCCTGCATCAGAAGTCCGGGATCAGCCCGCGCAAGGTGATCGAGCTGCACGGCACCATGTTCACCGTACGCTGCCTGAGCTGCGACGACCGCACCACGATGGAGCAGGCGCTGGCCCGGGTGGAGCAGGGCGAGCCGGATCCGGCCTGCCTGCTCTGCGGCGGCATCCTCAAGTCCGGCACGGTGATGTTCGGCGAGAACCTCGACCCGGAGGTGCTCAACCAGGCCGGCCGGATCGCCGAGGCGTGCGACGTCTTCTGGGCGGTCGGCACGTCGCTGCGCGTGGAGCCGGCGGCCTCGCTGTGCTTGATCGCGGCGAATGCCGGTGCCCGGCTCGTCATCGTCAACGCCGATCCGACACCCTATGACGGAATCGCCGATGAGCTTGTGCGGGAACCGATCGGCGTCGCTTTGCCGACGATGGTCGCCGCCCTCCGGGACAGCATCGGGATGGCATGA